The following proteins are co-located in the Thermodesulfobacteriota bacterium genome:
- a CDS encoding DUF2325 domain-containing protein yields MCVALIGGMERSRGRYVDEARKLGVDLKVYNTAPNRMVERLAHVDGIVVLTNRVSHEAKRMAVTAAKTRRIPVLHCHACGVCSVRECLSSLKGGARHAARRRNDQRR; encoded by the coding sequence ATGTGCGTAGCACTGATCGGCGGAATGGAGCGGTCGCGGGGACGCTACGTCGACGAGGCCCGGAAGCTCGGCGTCGACCTCAAGGTCTACAACACTGCCCCGAACCGGATGGTCGAACGGCTGGCCCACGTCGATGGGATCGTGGTTCTGACCAACCGGGTCTCCCACGAGGCCAAGCGGATGGCCGTCACCGCCGCGAAGACCAGGAGGATCCCCGTGTTGCACTGCCACGCGTGTGGGGTATGTTCGGTGCGGGAGTGCTTGTCTAGCCTGAAGGGAGGAGCACGTCATGCTGCACGTCGTCGAAACGACCAAAGACGTTGA
- a CDS encoding metal-dependent transcriptional regulator, protein MNLDERAEEALEALWESLEESARPVPADGIAELERAGLVEAAGTTLRFTDAGRRAARQAIRRHRLAERLFHDVVETTREDMEAAACQMEHALRRGVEEKVCELLGHPATCPHGKPIPPGSCCAAVRAEGERHVCPVSHLRAGEEGVVAYLKTHDAKQVQKLMAMGVLPGSAIRIDRTFPSFVFTVGYSQFAVDAGMADLIQVRRRDPGPSRGPIGKGAPAEISP, encoded by the coding sequence ATGAATCTCGACGAGCGCGCCGAGGAGGCGTTGGAAGCCCTGTGGGAGTCGCTGGAGGAGAGCGCCCGACCGGTACCCGCTGACGGGATCGCGGAACTGGAACGGGCTGGACTGGTGGAGGCCGCTGGGACGACGCTGCGGTTCACGGACGCCGGCCGCCGGGCGGCCCGTCAGGCGATCCGACGCCACCGCCTGGCGGAACGGCTCTTCCACGACGTGGTGGAGACCACGCGGGAGGACATGGAGGCCGCGGCCTGCCAGATGGAGCACGCCCTGCGCAGGGGCGTGGAAGAAAAGGTATGCGAGCTCCTGGGCCACCCCGCCACCTGCCCCCACGGCAAGCCGATCCCGCCGGGTTCGTGTTGCGCGGCCGTCCGCGCCGAAGGCGAGCGCCACGTGTGTCCCGTCTCCCACCTGCGTGCGGGCGAGGAGGGCGTGGTCGCGTACCTCAAGACCCACGACGCCAAGCAGGTCCAGAAGCTCATGGCCATGGGGGTGCTGCCCGGGAGCGCCATCCGGATCGACCGGACCTTTCCCTCCTTCGTCTTCACCGTGGGCTACAGCCAGTTCGCGGTGGACGCCGGCATGGCCGACCTGATCCAGGTCCGGCGACGCGACCCGGGTCCCTCTCGCGGCCCCATAGGGAAGGGTGCGCCGGCCGAGATCTCGCCGTAG